From a region of the Thiomicrorhabdus sp. genome:
- a CDS encoding MFS transporter — translation MIDTPKKKQRCLLLNRSFYPLFWVQFLGAFNDNLYKNAMVMLITFKLTNSAVDTGLLITLAAGLFILPFFIFSAFAGQIADRYPKSVLIKKIKLAEILIMLIGGLALLSQNLWLLFITLFLMGTQSAFFGPIKYSILPEILDEKRLIKGNGLFSGSTFIAILIGTILGGLGVLLDGGLWIMASLVILVSVIGYLFSLLIAESKQFDKQLVINWNRFSSTYQVVKESHTHKTAFFSVLAISWFWFIGAVMLSQIPALVKYDLYANDKVVMLFLTLFSVGIAIGSGLVGKLMPVHATIKWHWGMILGMSAMLLLTVWSIFAIHSGVVHEQNVSHETLLTIAQFITLWPANLSLVFLFILAVLGGMYIVPLYTILQTHTPIAVRARIVAVNNIVNALLMVVSAILIMLGFAFSLSLLEMFSILAFLNVFVAIVLYRNRLKASEPWS, via the coding sequence ATGATTGATACACCTAAAAAAAAGCAACGATGCTTATTATTAAATAGAAGCTTTTACCCACTATTTTGGGTGCAATTTTTAGGTGCTTTCAATGATAATCTTTATAAAAATGCTATGGTGATGCTCATCACCTTCAAACTTACCAATAGTGCTGTAGATACAGGCTTGTTAATTACCTTAGCAGCAGGCCTATTTATTTTACCTTTCTTTATTTTCTCTGCTTTTGCTGGGCAAATTGCAGACAGATATCCTAAAAGTGTTCTTATTAAAAAAATTAAACTCGCTGAGATTTTAATTATGCTGATAGGCGGTTTGGCTTTGCTTAGCCAAAACCTATGGTTACTGTTTATTACACTATTTTTGATGGGTACTCAATCGGCCTTTTTTGGGCCAATTAAATACTCGATATTGCCTGAAATATTAGATGAAAAGAGGCTTATTAAAGGTAATGGATTGTTTAGTGGCTCCACTTTTATTGCTATTTTAATAGGGACTATTTTAGGAGGCCTGGGTGTTTTATTAGATGGCGGTTTATGGATTATGGCAAGCCTGGTAATTTTGGTTTCTGTTATAGGTTATCTGTTTAGTTTATTAATAGCTGAGAGTAAGCAATTTGATAAGCAGTTAGTGATTAACTGGAACAGGTTCTCTAGTACCTATCAAGTGGTTAAAGAGAGCCATACCCATAAAACGGCGTTTTTTTCAGTGCTGGCAATTTCGTGGTTTTGGTTTATTGGTGCAGTGATGCTCAGTCAAATACCAGCCTTAGTAAAATATGACTTATACGCTAATGATAAAGTGGTGATGCTGTTTTTAACTTTGTTCTCAGTGGGCATTGCTATAGGTTCTGGCTTGGTTGGCAAATTAATGCCTGTTCACGCCACGATAAAATGGCATTGGGGCATGATATTAGGTATGTCGGCCATGTTGTTGCTGACTGTTTGGAGTATTTTTGCAATTCATTCAGGTGTTGTACATGAGCAAAATGTTTCACATGAAACCTTATTAACAATTGCTCAGTTTATTACATTGTGGCCAGCAAATTTATCTCTGGTTTTTTTATTTATACTTGCGGTGTTAGGTGGAATGTATATTGTGCCGCTTTATACCATATTGCAAACACATACCCCGATCGCCGTCCGTGCTAGAATAGTCGCCGTAAACAACATCGTAAATGCACTGTTAATGGTGGTTTCAGCTATATTAATTATGCTAGGTTTTGCTTTCTCTTTGAGTTTATTAGAGATGTTTAGCATACTTGCCTTTCTTAATGTTTTTGTGGCAATTGTACTGTATAGAAATCGTTTAAAAGCAAGTGAACCTTGGTCTTAA
- a CDS encoding zf-HC2 domain-containing protein — protein MKHSIETYHLHAYLDGELSREESAEVEAAIAVDKKLKEHLDELNQVKTKVSLVYTENIPKPKNTKSNVFENRQTKSWSAPKTAVASLILGLLLGAGALKIYMVNSVADSPFMHKSVAEGSANYLVHLDSDLPEKELQAIKELESLLTDSDPNVRVDLISNHKGVELLEVDNPNSKKLVHLMSKYPNLTLFACKRTLERAKNRGKPMKLLPQVQHDKPAIDAVVERLNSGWNYIKI, from the coding sequence ATGAAACATTCTATTGAAACCTATCATTTACACGCGTATTTAGACGGAGAGTTGAGTCGTGAAGAGTCAGCAGAAGTAGAAGCGGCTATTGCAGTAGATAAAAAACTTAAAGAGCATTTAGACGAGCTTAATCAGGTTAAAACTAAAGTGTCTTTAGTTTATACAGAGAATATCCCTAAGCCAAAAAATACTAAATCTAACGTATTTGAAAACAGACAAACCAAAAGCTGGTCAGCACCAAAAACTGCGGTTGCATCGCTTATTTTAGGTTTGTTACTTGGGGCAGGTGCTTTAAAGATATATATGGTAAATAGTGTGGCAGATTCACCTTTTATGCATAAATCAGTAGCAGAAGGTTCGGCCAATTATTTAGTACATTTAGATTCTGACTTACCTGAAAAAGAGCTCCAAGCGATTAAAGAGCTTGAAAGCTTACTTACGGATTCGGATCCAAATGTTAGGGTTGATCTTATCTCCAACCACAAGGGAGTTGAGTTGTTAGAAGTAGATAACCCCAATAGTAAAAAGTTAGTACACCTTATGAGTAAATACCCTAATTTAACGTTATTTGCATGCAAAAGAACTTTAGAACGTGCTAAAAACAGGGGTAAGCCAATGAAACTTTTGCCGCAAGTTCAGCATGATAAACCTGCTATTGACGCTGTAGTAGAAAGGCTAAATTCTGGTTGGAACTATATCAAAATTTAA
- a CDS encoding RNA polymerase sigma factor has translation MTMTLSNKVKNLFGDKHKKRQLNALFTEKYQNLYRLAFAWCHQAAQAEDLVQETLLKALEKSKDIENLEHLDAFLVTIMRNTFLDIMRFNKRWQWTNEDEIDQFFAQDCSETEMIAQQNSECLCKAMASLPFEQREAIALVDLQGFSYQQIAEITDTPIGTVMSRISRGRESLLKRMKHIEKYGTNIVPLRR, from the coding sequence ATGACTATGACTTTATCCAATAAGGTTAAAAATTTGTTTGGTGACAAACATAAAAAACGACAATTAAATGCTTTGTTTACAGAGAAATACCAGAATCTATACCGTTTAGCGTTTGCTTGGTGTCACCAGGCAGCTCAAGCGGAAGATTTGGTTCAAGAGACTTTGTTAAAGGCATTAGAAAAATCTAAAGATATTGAAAATTTAGAGCATTTAGACGCATTTCTCGTCACAATTATGCGAAATACCTTTTTAGATATTATGCGTTTTAACAAACGATGGCAGTGGACAAATGAGGATGAAATTGATCAATTTTTTGCTCAAGATTGCAGTGAAACAGAGATGATTGCTCAGCAAAATTCAGAATGCTTATGTAAAGCGATGGCGAGTTTACCTTTTGAACAACGAGAAGCCATTGCTTTAGTAGATTTGCAAGGTTTTAGTTACCAACAAATTGCAGAAATAACAGATACTCCTATAGGCACTGTGATGAGTAGAATATCGCGTGGCAGAGAGAGTTTATTAAAACGTATGAAACACATTGAAAAGTATGGAACCAACATCGTTCCATTGCGGAGATAG
- a CDS encoding DsrE family protein — translation MQKSYLLNTIGFLFSLLFCLPSFAAQTEAPLPDTFAEHKIVLQISDSDPFKQTLVLNVAGNLQRYYGADNVDIEVVAFGPGVRLMFDGNTNSQRINTLMDSGIRFSACQNTINHMAKKLGYTPKIQKNVGIVPAGAGRILQLNAAGWQILKP, via the coding sequence ATGCAAAAATCGTATTTACTTAACACAATAGGCTTTTTATTCAGTCTATTGTTTTGCCTACCCAGTTTTGCAGCTCAAACAGAAGCTCCTTTGCCAGATACTTTCGCAGAACACAAAATTGTTTTACAAATTAGTGACAGCGATCCTTTTAAACAAACCTTGGTACTCAACGTTGCCGGTAACCTTCAACGTTACTACGGTGCTGATAATGTTGATATTGAAGTAGTAGCCTTTGGTCCAGGTGTTCGTTTAATGTTTGACGGTAATACCAATAGCCAACGCATTAACACTCTAATGGATTCCGGGATTCGATTTAGTGCTTGTCAAAACACAATCAACCATATGGCCAAAAAACTGGGCTATACCCCAAAAATTCAAAAAAATGTAGGGATTGTTCCTGCAGGTGCAGGTCGCATTTTGCAGCTTAATGCCGCTGGTTGGCAAATCCTTAAACCCTAA
- a CDS encoding DsrE family protein: MKTFTHLFTALFLTVIGLISSTTASAEDSSSRYGHQKVVYHINYDDAKKQFSTLRNIQNHINAVGADNVDIRVVLHGNGLSLLLKPDALKRVPRFKTANAVDKITQRVDALKLQGVHFNVCNNTLKGRDVNLEEDLYDANQDDVVPSGVAELAYLQGLGYTYLRP, translated from the coding sequence ATGAAAACATTTACTCATTTATTTACTGCACTATTTCTTACTGTAATCGGTTTAATTTCTAGCACCACAGCTTCTGCCGAAGACAGTTCTTCACGTTACGGCCATCAAAAAGTGGTTTATCACATCAACTATGACGATGCAAAAAAGCAGTTTAGCACCTTAAGAAACATTCAAAACCATATTAATGCTGTAGGTGCTGACAATGTCGATATTCGCGTTGTACTACACGGTAATGGTTTATCACTTCTTCTTAAGCCAGATGCCTTAAAAAGAGTGCCTAGATTTAAAACGGCAAATGCCGTAGATAAGATTACTCAACGAGTAGATGCCTTAAAGTTACAAGGTGTGCATTTTAATGTTTGTAACAATACGTTAAAGGGTAGAGATGTAAATTTAGAAGAAGATTTATACGATGCAAATCAAGATGATGTTGTACCTAGTGGTGTTGCAGAATTAGCTTATTTACAAGGCCTAGGTTACACATATCTTCGACCTTAA
- a CDS encoding porin produces MFNKKLKLKKSTLIIALAGVLGAQSAQAANWLMLQGTEKADQAPRAKLWGFAQIDYQQTDDTKIQAGPNIGKSAAFNQLPPQLSTSSGFNVKRARIGVRGANFPLDKNVNYFLMMEFGNNGITTGENGSQGQLTDASITLNHIKGARVRVGLFKNPGSEESFKGIPVFNYVNFTSGTDRLLIERKLADSTVTNGVGTGVRTDAVFAGRDTGIQIFDTFKSGDWENSYAIKYGNGNGLALNDDNKSKDLYLYLSTEKVFNNSQGPRRHSLKMYAWSDQGKRTYNNTDYDRNRAGVGMTYFDGKYRAAAEYITADGMIFGGPVGAVAGNPLTVFTDQKADAYQLDLGYRVMPNLELNARYDVLDSATAKDSQSGTGKDKHRVFTTTTLGAQYFFNKKTSARLNYEIRNIDAPDVPSSAPVQTILNGIDNRISAQLMMVF; encoded by the coding sequence ATGTTTAACAAAAAGCTCAAACTCAAAAAAAGTACATTAATCATTGCACTGGCAGGTGTTTTAGGTGCACAGTCAGCCCAAGCAGCCAACTGGTTAATGTTACAAGGTACCGAAAAAGCCGATCAAGCCCCTAGAGCTAAGCTATGGGGATTTGCTCAAATTGATTATCAACAAACTGATGACACGAAAATTCAAGCAGGTCCAAACATTGGTAAATCTGCCGCATTTAACCAACTTCCACCTCAGTTAAGTACTTCAAGTGGTTTTAACGTTAAACGTGCTCGTATAGGAGTAAGAGGCGCTAACTTTCCATTAGATAAAAATGTTAACTATTTTTTAATGATGGAATTTGGAAATAACGGAATAACCACTGGCGAAAATGGTTCGCAAGGTCAATTAACAGATGCCAGCATCACCTTAAACCATATAAAAGGTGCTCGTGTAAGAGTGGGTTTATTTAAAAACCCAGGTTCTGAAGAATCGTTTAAAGGGATTCCGGTTTTTAACTATGTCAACTTTACGAGTGGTACAGATCGCCTATTAATTGAACGTAAGCTTGCTGATTCAACAGTGACTAATGGAGTTGGAACTGGCGTAAGAACAGATGCCGTATTTGCTGGACGAGATACTGGTATCCAGATATTTGATACCTTTAAAAGTGGTGACTGGGAAAACAGTTATGCAATTAAATATGGCAATGGTAATGGCTTAGCTCTGAATGACGACAACAAAAGCAAAGACCTTTATCTATATCTATCTACTGAAAAGGTTTTTAACAATTCTCAAGGCCCTAGACGTCATAGCCTAAAAATGTATGCGTGGTCAGATCAAGGAAAACGTACCTACAACAACACTGATTATGACCGTAATCGTGCGGGGGTTGGTATGACTTATTTTGATGGCAAGTACCGAGCTGCTGCTGAATACATTACGGCTGATGGGATGATTTTTGGTGGTCCAGTTGGTGCCGTAGCAGGAAACCCTTTAACGGTATTTACTGACCAAAAAGCAGACGCTTACCAATTAGACCTTGGTTACCGAGTGATGCCTAATCTTGAATTAAATGCTCGTTATGATGTATTAGACAGCGCAACGGCTAAAGATTCGCAATCTGGTACAGGTAAAGATAAGCACCGAGTATTTACAACTACAACTCTAGGTGCTCAGTACTTCTTTAATAAAAAGACATCTGCCCGTTTAAACTATGAAATCCGTAATATTGATGCACCTGATGTCCCGTCATCAGCTCCTGTTCAAACTATATTAAATGGTATAGATAACCGCATCTCAGCTCAGTTGATGATGGTATTTTAA
- a CDS encoding M3 family metallopeptidase yields MTQSSTAVTQNPFLSDSHFPEFSAFHVEHIESAVSQLLADNKKIIDELVSSTQEPTWQNFVEPLESIDNRFEKVWGPVGHLDAVMNSDEWHKAYTNCLEKVTQYYTENGQNAGLYEKFNAISQSDEYHSYNLAQKKVIENALRNFRLSGIALPADKQAIYKDLKQRLSQNSSQFGNNVLKSTQAWSKHIEDKQDLAGLPESAMGLLQQLAEQKSLTGWCVTLDFPSYLAVMTHADNRELRAEVYKAFSTRASDQADNTAFDNSELIEIIRADRHQLATLLGFENYAEYSLATKMAESTDQVLGFLRDLAAKSKPQAQQELETLKAFAKTELGIEDFQPWDVTYASEKLKNKTLSLSQEKLRPYFPVEKVLQGLFSITQKLFGIKINVKTGVETWHKDVRFFELTDETNQVVGHFYLDLYARENKRGGAWMDSAITRWQHPKGKLQTPVAYLVCNFTPPIGDKEACLTHDEVTTLFHEFGHGIHHLFTKMEQLDVSGIAGVPWDAVELPSQFMENFCWEREGLDFISSHVETGESLPNDLFEALKKGRGFQSAMMMLRQIEFALVDFELHTFYNPDSPEDILNLSQRIRDEVAVVQPPSYNRQLHSFSHIFAGGYAAGYYSYKWAEVLSADAFSLFEETGILNLDTGMHFKNTILAAGGSIDPMVLFKTFRGREPEIDALLRHSGIAA; encoded by the coding sequence ATGACACAATCTTCAACAGCCGTAACTCAAAATCCTTTTTTATCGGATTCACATTTTCCTGAATTTTCTGCGTTTCACGTGGAACACATAGAATCAGCCGTTTCACAATTATTAGCAGATAATAAAAAAATTATTGATGAATTAGTCTCTTCAACACAAGAACCGACTTGGCAAAATTTTGTAGAACCTCTTGAAAGCATTGATAACCGTTTTGAAAAAGTGTGGGGGCCTGTTGGGCATTTAGATGCGGTAATGAACAGTGACGAATGGCACAAAGCCTATACTAACTGTTTAGAGAAGGTAACACAGTATTACACTGAGAATGGTCAAAATGCAGGTCTCTATGAAAAGTTTAATGCTATTTCACAAAGTGATGAATACCATAGTTACAACCTTGCACAGAAAAAAGTCATTGAAAACGCATTGCGTAATTTTCGTTTAAGCGGTATTGCTTTACCTGCTGATAAACAAGCGATTTACAAAGATCTTAAACAACGTTTATCGCAAAATAGCAGCCAGTTTGGAAATAACGTCCTTAAGTCAACTCAGGCTTGGTCAAAGCATATCGAAGATAAACAAGACTTAGCAGGCCTGCCAGAATCGGCAATGGGATTATTACAACAGTTAGCAGAGCAAAAGTCGTTAACAGGCTGGTGTGTTACTTTAGATTTTCCTTCGTATTTAGCGGTTATGACGCATGCAGACAATAGAGAGCTACGTGCAGAAGTCTACAAAGCATTTTCTACTCGTGCTTCAGACCAGGCGGATAATACGGCTTTTGATAACAGTGAATTAATTGAGATTATTCGTGCAGATCGTCATCAATTAGCGACTTTATTAGGTTTCGAAAATTATGCAGAATACTCATTAGCCACCAAAATGGCAGAGTCAACCGATCAGGTTTTAGGCTTTTTAAGAGATTTAGCGGCTAAGTCAAAACCACAGGCTCAACAAGAATTAGAAACCTTAAAAGCTTTTGCTAAAACTGAACTGGGTATTGAAGATTTTCAACCTTGGGATGTTACTTATGCATCTGAAAAACTAAAAAATAAAACCTTATCTCTATCCCAAGAAAAACTACGCCCTTATTTTCCAGTAGAAAAGGTTTTGCAGGGATTATTCTCAATTACTCAAAAACTGTTTGGTATTAAGATTAACGTAAAAACCGGTGTTGAGACTTGGCATAAAGATGTTCGATTTTTTGAATTAACTGATGAAACCAATCAAGTAGTAGGGCACTTTTATTTAGATTTATACGCGCGTGAAAATAAACGTGGTGGAGCTTGGATGGATTCAGCGATTACGCGTTGGCAACATCCTAAAGGAAAATTACAAACACCTGTGGCCTATTTAGTGTGTAACTTTACTCCGCCTATTGGCGATAAAGAAGCGTGCTTAACTCATGATGAGGTAACTACGTTATTTCATGAATTTGGTCACGGGATTCATCATCTATTTACCAAAATGGAACAATTAGATGTTTCTGGTATTGCTGGCGTGCCTTGGGATGCGGTTGAACTTCCTTCTCAGTTTATGGAAAACTTTTGTTGGGAGAGAGAAGGATTAGATTTCATCTCATCACATGTTGAGACGGGTGAAAGCTTACCCAATGATTTATTTGAAGCACTCAAAAAAGGTCGTGGTTTTCAGTCGGCCATGATGATGTTGCGCCAAATTGAATTTGCATTGGTTGACTTTGAACTGCACACTTTTTACAACCCAGATTCACCAGAAGATATTTTGAATCTTTCTCAACGTATTCGCGATGAAGTGGCCGTAGTACAACCACCAAGTTATAACAGACAGCTTCACAGCTTTAGTCATATCTTTGCCGGCGGATACGCGGCAGGGTATTACAGCTACAAATGGGCAGAAGTTTTATCTGCAGATGCGTTTAGTCTGTTTGAAGAAACCGGTATTTTAAATTTAGATACAGGAATGCATTTTAAAAATACAATTTTAGCGGCAGGTGGGTCAATTGATCCAATGGTATTGTTTAAAACCTTTAGAGGCCGTGAACCAGAGATTGATGCGTTATTAAGACACAGTGGTATTGCGGCTTAA
- a CDS encoding secondary thiamine-phosphate synthase enzyme YjbQ, which translates to MWIQKTITLKAQSRGFHLVTNEILSNLPELRDINIGLMHILIKHTSASLTINENADPSVRDDFESFFNDVVAENKSYFTHTYEGSDDMPAHLKGSLLGFDLTIPISNGYPNLGTWQGIYLCEHRNHGGARTLVVTIQGE; encoded by the coding sequence GTGTGGATTCAAAAAACAATTACCTTAAAGGCACAATCAAGAGGGTTTCATTTAGTTACCAATGAAATCCTTTCTAACCTACCTGAACTGCGAGATATTAATATAGGATTAATGCATATCCTAATTAAGCATACCTCAGCATCACTTACTATTAATGAAAATGCTGATCCTTCAGTGCGTGATGATTTTGAAAGCTTCTTTAATGACGTCGTAGCTGAAAATAAATCCTATTTTACTCATACTTATGAAGGTTCAGATGATATGCCTGCACATTTAAAAGGCAGTCTTTTAGGTTTTGATTTAACCATTCCTATTAGTAATGGTTATCCAAACTTAGGAACTTGGCAGGGCATCTATTTGTGCGAGCATCGTAATCATGGTGGAGCAAGAACCTTGGTAGTCACTATTCAAGGTGAGTAA
- the arsJ gene encoding organoarsenical effux MFS transporter ArsJ encodes MNSNQQYGIVTANYWAYTLTDGALRMLVLLYFYQLGYTPLAIAMLFLFYEFFGIVTNLVGGWLGARLGLNVTMNIGLGLQIIALVMLTVPNEWLSVVYVMFAQALSGIAKDLNKMSAKSSIKSLASDTDGTLYKWVSVLTGSKNALKGVGFFLGAVLLELVGFANAMWVMSAMLMVALTVSLLFLDGSLGKSKNKSKFNEMFSKSPAINWLSAARFFLFGARDIWFVVALPIYLQGVLDWSFHEVGSFMALWIIGYGFIQAATPKILGLSKKQNVYSAESNPTDSNPTVSTAMKLALALAVVPLVMAWQLSNSPQLVIIIGLALFALFFALNSSVHSYLIVSMANEDGASKDVGFYYMANAGGRLMGTVLSGYVYQTLGMEACLLFATAFILMSATLVLRVPNS; translated from the coding sequence ATGAATAGTAATCAACAATATGGAATTGTAACTGCCAACTATTGGGCATATACCTTAACTGACGGTGCATTACGCATGTTGGTATTACTGTATTTTTATCAGTTAGGTTATACGCCACTAGCTATTGCCATGCTGTTTTTGTTTTATGAGTTTTTTGGCATTGTAACCAATTTAGTGGGTGGGTGGTTAGGTGCAAGATTAGGACTTAATGTCACCATGAATATTGGCCTGGGATTGCAAATTATTGCACTGGTCATGTTAACAGTGCCTAATGAATGGTTGAGTGTGGTTTACGTTATGTTTGCTCAAGCTTTGTCTGGTATAGCCAAAGACTTAAATAAAATGAGTGCCAAAAGCAGTATTAAATCTTTGGCAAGTGATACCGACGGAACGCTATATAAATGGGTGAGTGTTTTAACAGGTTCTAAAAATGCTTTAAAAGGGGTAGGGTTCTTTTTAGGTGCGGTGTTACTTGAGCTAGTTGGTTTTGCTAATGCAATGTGGGTGATGTCTGCGATGTTAATGGTCGCTTTAACGGTTTCACTGTTATTTTTAGATGGCTCTTTGGGTAAATCTAAAAATAAAAGTAAATTTAATGAGATGTTTTCAAAATCTCCTGCCATCAACTGGTTGTCTGCCGCTCGCTTCTTTTTATTTGGTGCACGTGATATTTGGTTTGTGGTGGCTTTGCCAATTTATTTACAAGGTGTATTGGACTGGAGTTTTCATGAGGTTGGAAGCTTTATGGCATTGTGGATCATTGGTTATGGATTCATCCAAGCCGCGACACCTAAAATACTGGGCTTATCTAAAAAACAAAACGTTTATTCTGCAGAAAGCAACCCAACAGACAGTAACCCAACTGTAAGCACCGCCATGAAGCTGGCTCTAGCTTTAGCTGTAGTGCCTTTAGTGATGGCTTGGCAATTATCTAATAGCCCGCAATTAGTCATAATTATTGGTTTGGCTCTATTTGCTCTGTTTTTTGCCCTTAACTCATCAGTACATTCATACTTAATTGTTTCGATGGCTAATGAAGATGGTGCTTCTAAAGACGTTGGATTTTATTACATGGCTAATGCGGGTGGTCGTTTAATGGGAACGGTATTATCAGGCTATGTATACCAAACATTGGGTATGGAAGCTTGTTTATTATTTGCTACGGCATTTATTTTAATGTCTGCCACACTAGTATTACGTGTGCCAAATTCTTAG